In a genomic window of Punica granatum isolate Tunisia-2019 chromosome 6, ASM765513v2, whole genome shotgun sequence:
- the LOC116210055 gene encoding putative F-box protein At1g20657 — MGDEDFAKKGKAPDLSSEVLPLEMFYEILPRLPLRTLMKFKSVCRQWNSTIREQLLAHEFLAHHARDQRSPTALISFTERNFNGCLFFSLDLETGDVRPIHNLNEPPFTRATISETLNGLICFELDDLTYLCNLSTGELASLPAARPCFSVCSSTCMPSFSSLGFDPEKREYKIMRTWASMIMDEFGKIKTCHKILKLGTGIWNNMESGLIDFQLGGSVFLNGAIHYLTLDLFGKKIVIAFDVGQEKFREMSLPNAAASSGDRSKLVIFKGHLALLGSEHLEDEDSIIVYKLNDYENQLWEEQRIVLPPNWREARENYQTFHVTTVSTGELLLMPKVMWEQLFVLLYNPETSSLKRLEILGLPESQLSRPFVIERAPIEYIESILSISGTNEQ, encoded by the coding sequence ATGGGCGATGAAGACTTCGCAAAGAAAGGGAAGGCCCCAGATTTGTCCTCTGAAGTTCTGCCCCTTGAGATGTTTTACGAGATTCTGCCAAGACTCCCTCTCCGGACTCTCATGAAATTCAAGTCTGTTTGCAGACAATGGAACTCCACCATCCGAGAACAGCTGCTCGCTCATGAATTCTTGGCCCACCATGCCCGTGATCAACGCAGCCCCACAGCTCTCATCTCCTTCACCGAGAGAAACTTCAATGGATGTTTATTCTTCAGCTTGGACCTCGAGACGGGAGATGTAAGGCCTATTCACAATCTAAATGAGCCTCCTTTCACGAGAGCAACCATCTCCGAGACGCTCAATGGCTTGATCTGCTTTGAGCTCGATGATCTCACGTATCTTTGCAACCTCAGCACTGGAGAGTTGGCCTCCCTCCCAGCAGCCCGTCCCTGCTTCTCCGTGTGCTCAAGCACTTGTATGCCCAGTttcagctccttgggattcgATCCTGAGAAAAGAGAATACAAAATCATGAGAACCTGGGCATCAATGATAATGGATGAGTTTGGCAAAATCAAGACCTGCCACAAGATTTTGAAGCTGGGAACCGGAATTTGGAACAACATGGAGTCAGGTCTCATCGACTTTCAGCTGGGCGGAAGCGTTTTCCTGAATGGTGCCATACACTATTTAACATTGGACTTGTTTGGCAAAAAGATTGTCATAGCTTTCGATGTCGGGCAGGAGAAGTTCCGTGAGATGTCCCTTCCTAATGCAGCTGCCTCCTCGGGGGACAGATCGAAGCTTGTCATATTTAAAGGCCATTTGGCTCTGCTAGGCTCCGAGCATCTCGAAGATGAGGACTCAATCATCGTCTACAAGCTCAACGACTACGAGAATCAGCTGTGGGAGGAGCAACGGATAGTGCTGCCACCGAACTGGAGAGAAGCTCGAGAGAACTATCAAACCTTCCACGTGACAACCGTCAGTACAGGGGAGCTCCTGCTGATGCCCAAGGTTATGTGGGAGCAGCTGTTCGTCCTTCTTTACAATCCGGAAACTAGTAGCTTGAAGAGGCTCGAGATCCTTGGGCTTCCAGAGTCGCAGCTGAGCAGGCCCTTCGTCATCGAACGTGCTCCGATAGAGTATATAGAGAGCATCTTATCCATTTCAGGAACTAACGAGCAGTGA